A portion of the Novosphingobium sp. KA1 genome contains these proteins:
- a CDS encoding terminase large subunit domain-containing protein, with the protein MPYQPEPGGLTAAWKFDPRRHARSLYWRGWGVSQIAAEFALHGVASDNGKALPRATIESWKQRDRWDDAPSISKIEDGLEIRLLTLIAKEKKTSADLVEMDALARQIESLARVRRYEQPGGHSGDLNEKVGNRNAGARKKPKKNHFTAEQAAELKRIFLEGLYDYQLTWWNALSQRTRMILKSRQIGATYYFAFEALIDAIETGRNQIFLSASKAQAHQFRSYIVSFAKLVGVTLGGDPMLITSDLRPEEEAAAELHFLGTNFRTAQGRHGNFYFDEFFWVHSFEELNKVASGMATHKKWRKTYFSTPSSVAHPAYPYWTGERRNRRRKKEERVSIDVSHAALAAGSVGPDRIWRHIVNILDAEAGGCDLFDIDELRDEYAPDEFANLFMCDFVDDSQSAFRFNDMIACGADSLVDWTDFNIEAARPYGNRAVWAGYDPQESENGDNAALVIAAPPLMEGGQFRILERHPLRGLDFEQQAEFIKAMLSRYNCTYLGIDATGVGAGVYQLLAKPGAMPGCAVAKIEYSLELKAQMIMKAQNVIRRGRLLFDVGYLDIVSAFVSIKKTLTTSGRNVTFKAGRGGDDGHADLAWATMHILMNEPLDGKEKPRSTMEIIE; encoded by the coding sequence ATGCCCTACCAACCTGAACCCGGCGGCCTGACCGCAGCGTGGAAATTCGATCCCCGCCGACATGCGCGCAGCCTCTACTGGCGCGGGTGGGGCGTGAGCCAGATCGCGGCGGAATTCGCGCTGCACGGCGTTGCGAGCGACAATGGCAAGGCGCTCCCGCGCGCCACGATTGAATCGTGGAAGCAGCGCGACCGGTGGGACGATGCCCCCTCGATCAGCAAGATCGAGGACGGGCTGGAAATCCGCCTGCTGACCCTGATCGCAAAGGAGAAGAAAACCAGCGCGGACCTGGTCGAGATGGACGCGCTGGCGCGCCAGATCGAAAGCCTTGCCCGCGTGCGCCGCTATGAGCAGCCGGGCGGCCATAGCGGTGACCTTAACGAGAAGGTCGGCAACCGGAACGCGGGCGCGCGCAAGAAGCCGAAAAAGAACCACTTCACCGCCGAGCAGGCGGCCGAACTCAAGCGCATCTTCCTTGAGGGCCTCTACGACTACCAGCTGACCTGGTGGAACGCGCTGAGCCAGCGCACCCGCATGATCCTGAAGTCACGCCAGATCGGCGCGACCTACTACTTCGCCTTCGAAGCCCTGATCGACGCGATCGAGACCGGCCGTAACCAGATCTTCCTGTCGGCATCGAAAGCCCAGGCGCACCAGTTCCGCAGCTACATCGTCAGCTTCGCCAAGCTGGTGGGCGTGACGCTGGGCGGTGATCCGATGCTGATCACCTCGGACTTGCGGCCGGAGGAAGAGGCGGCGGCCGAACTCCATTTCCTCGGCACCAACTTCCGCACGGCGCAGGGCCGCCACGGCAATTTCTATTTCGACGAATTCTTCTGGGTCCATTCGTTCGAGGAACTGAACAAGGTCGCCTCGGGCATGGCGACGCACAAGAAGTGGCGCAAAACCTACTTCTCGACGCCATCGAGCGTTGCCCATCCGGCCTATCCCTACTGGACCGGCGAGCGCCGCAACCGGCGCCGGAAGAAGGAAGAGCGCGTCTCGATCGACGTCAGCCATGCCGCGCTTGCGGCGGGCAGCGTCGGCCCTGACCGGATCTGGCGGCACATCGTCAACATCCTCGACGCCGAGGCCGGCGGCTGCGACCTGTTCGACATCGACGAACTGAGGGACGAGTACGCGCCCGACGAATTCGCGAACCTGTTCATGTGCGACTTCGTGGACGACAGCCAGTCGGCCTTCCGCTTCAACGATATGATCGCCTGCGGTGCCGACAGCCTTGTCGACTGGACCGACTTCAACATCGAAGCGGCGCGACCCTATGGCAATCGCGCGGTCTGGGCGGGCTACGATCCGCAGGAAAGCGAGAACGGCGACAATGCCGCGCTGGTCATCGCCGCGCCGCCGCTGATGGAAGGCGGGCAGTTCCGTATCCTTGAGCGGCACCCGCTGCGCGGTCTCGACTTCGAGCAGCAGGCCGAATTCATCAAGGCGATGCTCAGCCGGTACAACTGCACTTATCTGGGCATCGACGCGACCGGCGTGGGCGCCGGCGTTTACCAGTTGCTGGCGAAGCCCGGCGCCATGCCCGGCTGCGCAGTCGCCAAGATCGAGTATTCGCTCGAACTCAAGGCGCAGATGATCATGAAGGCGCAGAACGTGATCCGGCGCGGGCGTCTGCTGTTCGACGTCGGCTATCTCGATATCGTCTCGGCCTTCGTCTCGATCAAGAAGACGCTGACCACCAGCGGCCGCAACGTCACCTTCAAGGCCGGGCGCGGCGGTGACGACGGCCACGCCGACCTTGCGTGGGCAACCATGCACATCCTCATGAACGAACCGCTCGACGGCAAGGAAAAGCCCAGGAGCACGATGGAGATCATCGAATGA
- a CDS encoding phage major capsid protein, P2 family, whose amino-acid sequence MQTSTRLLLHAFVAQVAKLNGLPAAFTAVPGKLDEFNVSPAIEQRLQAKLRTISDFMSRINVMPVVNQQGSRVGVGVNRSLASRTNRAAGNRRSPGDVTGSDQIDQYLCKKTDYDYAWSYELLDAWAHMPEFQQLCRDAVLAQKAEDIMCIGFNGVDAAVETDRDAFPLLQDVNYGWLHKIRTYAASRVMAHGTKDTAKIYVSADGTADYANLDALVFDAIQNLIHDRFRTATDLVVMVGGDLVHDKYFKIIEEAGNTATEQVARDVILSSRQLGGKPTVQVPFFPAGSILITSFKNLSYYWQIGTARRAILDNPSLDQIDNFESINDAFMIEEYGKCALLENIQLGPKA is encoded by the coding sequence ATGCAGACTTCCACCCGCCTGCTTCTTCACGCCTTCGTCGCGCAGGTCGCGAAGCTGAACGGCCTGCCCGCCGCCTTCACGGCGGTGCCGGGCAAGCTCGATGAATTCAACGTCTCGCCCGCCATCGAACAGCGCCTGCAGGCCAAGCTGCGCACGATCAGCGACTTCATGTCGCGCATCAACGTCATGCCCGTGGTCAACCAGCAGGGCAGCCGCGTCGGCGTGGGCGTGAACCGCTCGCTGGCAAGCCGCACCAACCGCGCCGCCGGCAACCGCCGTTCGCCGGGAGACGTCACCGGCTCCGACCAGATCGACCAGTACCTCTGCAAGAAGACCGACTACGACTACGCCTGGTCCTACGAACTGCTCGATGCCTGGGCGCACATGCCCGAGTTCCAGCAGTTGTGCCGCGACGCGGTGCTGGCGCAGAAGGCCGAGGACATCATGTGCATCGGCTTCAACGGCGTCGACGCTGCCGTGGAGACCGACCGCGATGCCTTCCCGCTGCTGCAGGACGTCAACTATGGCTGGCTGCATAAGATCCGCACTTATGCCGCAAGCCGCGTCATGGCCCACGGCACCAAGGACACCGCCAAGATCTACGTGTCGGCAGACGGCACGGCCGACTACGCGAACCTCGACGCGCTGGTGTTTGATGCGATCCAGAACCTGATCCACGATCGCTTCCGCACCGCGACGGACCTTGTCGTGATGGTCGGCGGCGATCTCGTCCACGACAAGTACTTCAAGATCATCGAGGAAGCCGGCAACACCGCCACCGAACAGGTTGCCCGCGACGTGATCCTGTCGAGCCGCCAGCTGGGCGGCAAGCCCACCGTGCAGGTGCCCTTCTTCCCGGCCGGCTCGATCCTGATCACCAGCTTCAAGAACCTGTCCTACTACTGGCAGATCGGCACCGCCCGGCGCGCCATCCTGGACAACCCGTCGCTCGATCAGATCGATAACTTCGAGAGCATCAACGACGCCTTCATGATCGAGGAATACGGCAAGTGCGCCCTCCTCGAAAACATCCAGCTCGGCCCGAAGGCGTAA
- a CDS encoding phage tail protein — translation MQKADRLRRWLTAYIPYLKVHPDKLQIYIESGTVNARRSATLSFAYGYTVKALFMDYAGDANDIIVPLLAWIQREQPALLRKPDSQPFGFEAQLLDADTADVEFSIDLTESVLVNLRADGSGYDITTLPEPDFTDAFAGVTATFSDAFAGDEPLMLGGAD, via the coding sequence ATGCAGAAGGCCGATAGGCTGCGCCGCTGGCTCACCGCCTATATCCCCTACCTGAAGGTCCACCCGGACAAGCTGCAGATCTACATCGAGAGCGGCACCGTGAACGCGCGCCGCTCTGCCACGCTGTCGTTCGCCTATGGCTATACCGTGAAGGCCCTCTTCATGGACTACGCGGGCGATGCCAACGACATCATCGTGCCCCTGCTAGCGTGGATCCAGCGCGAACAGCCTGCCCTGCTGCGCAAGCCGGACAGCCAGCCTTTCGGGTTCGAAGCCCAGCTGCTCGATGCGGACACGGCCGACGTGGAATTCTCGATCGACCTCACCGAAAGCGTGCTGGTGAACCTGCGCGCGGACGGCAGCGGCTACGATATCACCACGCTGCCCGAACCCGATTTTACCGATGCCTTTGCCGGCGTCACCGCGACCTTCAGCGATGCATTTGCCGGCGATGAACCCCTGATGCTGGGCGGCGCCGACTGA
- a CDS encoding helix-turn-helix domain-containing protein, with translation MFRFRDVYRDTVLAYADQVRKPGKTLPISLNALQVLKALFAFMDGKTGRCDPSLDSLAKRSRLSRRTVVRQLKVLRKENLVNWVRRTVKTGNAAGEGPKRQQTSNAYFIDLAKLPVEIGRTLRQKLGDKLRETSRKLVGSGPVPSRIAGKTAKLLANITGSLSAPGARERAERRSLVGGSMADRMAHMYRNDPAALREHEEMLGLSFGVSASANLALYPSPRTEERKDRRR, from the coding sequence ATGTTCCGGTTCCGCGATGTCTATCGCGACACCGTGCTTGCCTACGCCGATCAGGTGCGCAAGCCGGGCAAGACGCTGCCGATCTCGCTGAACGCCCTTCAGGTTCTCAAGGCCCTCTTCGCCTTCATGGACGGCAAGACCGGCCGCTGCGATCCGAGCCTGGACAGCCTCGCCAAGCGCAGCCGCCTTTCCCGACGTACCGTGGTTCGCCAACTGAAAGTTCTCCGCAAGGAGAACCTGGTCAACTGGGTGCGCCGAACGGTGAAAACCGGCAATGCCGCCGGCGAAGGCCCCAAGCGCCAACAGACCAGCAACGCCTATTTCATCGATCTTGCGAAGCTGCCTGTCGAGATCGGCCGCACGCTGCGCCAGAAGTTGGGCGACAAGCTGCGGGAGACAAGCCGCAAGCTGGTAGGCTCAGGCCCCGTGCCGTCACGCATCGCCGGCAAGACGGCCAAGCTGCTGGCGAACATCACAGGCTCTCTGTCCGCACCTGGAGCGCGTGAGCGCGCCGAACGACGCTCACTCGTTGGCGGCTCGATGGCGGATCGCATGGCGCACATGTACCGCAACGACCCTGCTGCATTGCGGGAGCATGAGGAAATGCTCGGTCTTTCCTTTGGGGTGAGTGCGAGTGCCAACTTGGCATTGTACCCCTCCCCCAGAACAGAAGAGAGAAAGGACAGAAGGCGCTAG
- a CDS encoding type II toxin-antitoxin system RelE/ParE family toxin yields METQQTPLFANWFNGLRDRKAQSKIAGRIARIELGLMGDVKSVGDGVSEVRIDFGPGYRLYFTRRGEQLIILLMGGDKSSQQRDIAKAKELAAQIP; encoded by the coding sequence ATGGAAACGCAGCAGACTCCGCTCTTCGCGAACTGGTTTAACGGCCTTAGGGACCGCAAGGCACAGTCGAAGATCGCGGGTCGCATCGCCCGAATTGAACTCGGGCTAATGGGTGATGTGAAGTCGGTTGGTGATGGCGTTTCCGAGGTGCGTATCGATTTCGGTCCCGGCTACCGCCTCTATTTCACCCGCCGGGGCGAGCAATTGATTATTCTGCTGATGGGTGGCGACAAGTCTAGCCAGCAGCGGGATATCGCAAAGGCCAAGGAACTGGCCGCTCAGATACCGTGA
- a CDS encoding ImmA/IrrE family metallo-endopeptidase → MKTGDQFAGDQLRLARLAHGFTLEELGLKVGMTRQYLHQLETGVKLGTSANVELLADVLGVTPYFFFQSAKLPVQPEQCHFRKQATTPVSITSQVLARGTLLDQLVERLDSALKLPPVNFPQHAIETAEDIEFAAEECRKHWNLGLSGPITNMMRVVENAGAIVGYFDGISERVDALSMDRRRPLIIRSEAKPAACRLRFDLAHECGHLVMHRGVHTGCRETEGQAHRFAGAFLLPRSAFAREFPRSRNLDWSAIFALKARWKVSARAIIRRAYDLGLITADKYRTGNIHLNKTGQSKVEALDNEIVAEQPELLDTIFRTLERGGSIALREIANGAGISDGMFEVLVGRRLPFAQIADAGNVVRLFSGIS, encoded by the coding sequence ATGAAAACAGGCGATCAATTCGCCGGCGACCAGCTGCGTCTTGCGCGGCTGGCGCACGGATTCACCCTCGAAGAACTCGGCTTAAAGGTCGGGATGACTCGGCAATACCTTCACCAGCTCGAAACCGGGGTCAAACTAGGCACAAGTGCCAACGTCGAGCTGCTAGCCGACGTTTTGGGCGTTACGCCATACTTCTTCTTTCAAAGTGCTAAACTGCCTGTGCAACCGGAGCAATGTCATTTCCGCAAACAGGCCACCACGCCCGTATCCATTACCAGCCAGGTGCTTGCGCGTGGGACACTGCTGGATCAGTTGGTGGAGCGGCTCGATAGCGCGTTGAAATTACCCCCAGTCAATTTCCCTCAGCATGCAATTGAAACTGCCGAAGACATTGAATTTGCCGCAGAAGAGTGCCGGAAACACTGGAATCTTGGTCTCTCAGGTCCGATCACCAACATGATGCGGGTGGTTGAGAATGCGGGAGCTATCGTTGGTTATTTTGATGGCATCTCTGAGCGCGTCGACGCTTTGTCCATGGACCGGCGGCGCCCACTCATCATTCGAAGCGAGGCAAAGCCTGCCGCCTGCCGCCTTCGCTTTGATCTAGCGCATGAATGCGGGCATTTAGTCATGCATCGCGGCGTGCATACGGGTTGCCGAGAAACTGAAGGTCAGGCGCACCGCTTCGCTGGCGCATTTCTGCTTCCGCGCTCTGCTTTCGCACGTGAATTCCCTCGAAGTCGGAACCTAGATTGGTCAGCGATTTTTGCCCTGAAGGCCCGCTGGAAAGTGTCAGCTAGAGCCATAATTCGTCGTGCTTACGATCTTGGGCTAATAACCGCTGACAAATATCGAACAGGCAATATCCATCTCAACAAGACGGGACAGAGCAAGGTTGAGGCACTCGACAACGAGATTGTCGCCGAACAACCCGAACTTCTCGACACGATTTTCCGAACGCTTGAGCGCGGAGGATCGATTGCTCTACGTGAGATCGCAAATGGTGCTGGCATTTCAGACGGAATGTTCGAAGTGCTGGTTGGTCGTCGCCTTCCATTTGCGCAGATCGCAGATGCAGGAAATGTCGTGCGCCTATTCAGCGGTATCAGCTAG
- a CDS encoding addiction module antidote protein, with amino-acid sequence MSIELTRFDAAEYLSEPEDQAELLADALETGDAHIVAKAIGIVARAHGMTELAKETGIKRQQLYRTLGPDGNPTLETMLKVLPALGLKIRFEAAA; translated from the coding sequence ATGTCTATTGAACTCACCCGCTTTGATGCGGCCGAATATCTTTCTGAGCCCGAAGATCAGGCAGAACTGCTCGCAGATGCGCTCGAAACCGGCGATGCCCACATCGTGGCAAAGGCGATCGGCATCGTTGCCCGCGCCCACGGGATGACGGAATTGGCAAAAGAAACCGGCATCAAGCGCCAACAGCTGTACCGGACGCTGGGCCCTGACGGGAACCCGACGCTGGAAACCATGCTGAAGGTACTGCCGGCGCTTGGCCTGAAGATTCGGTTCGAAGCGGCCGCCTAA
- a CDS encoding phage portal protein: MSKRTRRQNVRAMSRQESAAASKGAIVPAGEGGGAVEAFTFGDPEPVLSRATMLDMLECWHNSRWYEPPIPLDGLARAYRASPHHSSAIILKRNMLAASLDPASRLSRKAFAGLVQDYLVMGNAYVQQVRNRLGGVLRIDHCLAKYVRRGVEPGRFWWVPGFQNESEFEPGSVHQLMAPDVNQEIYGLPEYLSALQSALLNENATLFRRRYYENGSHAGYILHATGQFADGDVEAIRQALKKSKGPGNFRNLFIHAPDGKENSIRLLPIAEAGAKDEFLGIKNTTRDDVLAAHRVPPQLLGIVPANAGGFGDVTKATDAFFELEIEPLQSVFLELNDMLGVEAVRFRERVKIVPS; the protein is encoded by the coding sequence ATGAGCAAGCGTACGCGCCGCCAGAATGTGCGGGCAATGAGCCGTCAGGAATCGGCCGCAGCCTCCAAGGGCGCGATCGTGCCGGCGGGAGAGGGCGGTGGCGCGGTGGAGGCGTTCACCTTCGGGGATCCCGAACCGGTGCTGAGCCGGGCCACGATGCTGGACATGCTCGAATGCTGGCACAATTCGCGCTGGTATGAGCCGCCGATCCCGCTGGACGGGCTGGCGCGGGCCTATCGCGCCTCGCCGCACCATTCGAGCGCGATCATCCTGAAGCGCAACATGCTGGCGGCCAGCCTCGATCCCGCATCGCGTCTGAGCCGCAAGGCCTTTGCCGGGCTGGTGCAGGACTACCTCGTGATGGGCAACGCCTATGTCCAGCAGGTCCGCAACCGCCTGGGCGGTGTGCTGCGCATCGATCACTGCCTTGCGAAGTACGTGCGACGCGGCGTGGAGCCGGGCCGTTTCTGGTGGGTGCCCGGCTTCCAGAACGAAAGCGAGTTCGAGCCGGGCAGCGTGCATCAGCTGATGGCGCCCGACGTCAACCAGGAGATCTACGGACTGCCTGAGTACCTCTCCGCGTTGCAGTCAGCCCTGCTGAACGAGAACGCCACGCTGTTCCGCCGCCGCTATTACGAGAACGGGAGCCACGCGGGGTACATCCTGCATGCGACCGGGCAGTTCGCGGATGGTGACGTGGAGGCGATCCGGCAGGCGCTGAAGAAGTCGAAGGGGCCGGGCAACTTCCGCAACCTCTTCATCCACGCCCCGGACGGCAAGGAAAACTCGATCCGACTGCTGCCGATCGCCGAGGCCGGCGCCAAGGACGAGTTCCTCGGCATCAAGAACACGACGCGCGACGACGTACTGGCCGCGCACCGCGTACCGCCGCAGCTGCTCGGCATCGTGCCGGCCAACGCCGGCGGCTTTGGCGACGTCACCAAGGCCACCGATGCCTTCTTCGAGCTGGAGATCGAGCCGCTGCAATCCGTGTTCCTCGAACTCAACGATATGCTGGGCGTCGAGGCGGTGCGGTTTAGGGAGCGGGTGAAGATAGTCCCTAGCTGA
- a CDS encoding type II toxin-antitoxin system RelE/ParE family toxin: protein MEIESITHKALCKMFTTGMTKGVIEHRRVINMLQYIVDAGSFDELAIPPNFGFHPLTGERAGTFAMTVTKNWRLTFTKVDETTIADLNLEDYH, encoded by the coding sequence GTGGAAATCGAAAGCATCACTCACAAAGCGCTTTGCAAAATGTTCACCACTGGGATGACCAAGGGCGTTATAGAGCATCGCCGTGTGATCAACATGCTGCAATACATCGTGGATGCGGGTTCGTTTGATGAACTCGCGATTCCCCCGAATTTCGGCTTCCACCCGCTTACCGGGGAGCGGGCAGGTACATTCGCCATGACCGTCACCAAGAACTGGCGACTGACGTTCACTAAGGTTGACGAAACAACCATCGCCGACCTCAATTTGGAGGATTATCACTGA
- the gpM gene encoding phage terminase small subunit: MTPARLHRERMAALAAAQAADPKPVVTSAEGGHPISAPSHATSAERTPAMIYRERAAAEAIVAAPERATSAEQRTSAQIVLRFTHDLRRLKAIRSVDRKIEAKREMLPEYAAWIEGVLTADSGAGTGVAAEVLPTCMVWLIDIGEFGQALDLVPFLFRHQVAMPARYKRDTATIVVEEIATAAARAQNLGNTFPLGILERVDDLTAHLDLHDEVRAKLVKAIGIEQLRAAEELPAEDSKAALEATIATLRDAQRLNDRIGVKDRIKRADKLLSAVTAAETAQTTEPGSDPAA, from the coding sequence ATGACACCCGCACGTCTCCACCGGGAGCGCATGGCCGCCCTTGCCGCAGCCCAGGCCGCCGACCCGAAGCCGGTCGTCACCTCCGCTGAGGGCGGGCACCCCATTTCCGCGCCTTCCCATGCCACCAGCGCCGAACGCACGCCTGCGATGATCTATCGCGAGCGTGCGGCGGCCGAAGCCATCGTCGCCGCGCCGGAGCGGGCCACGTCCGCCGAACAGCGCACCTCCGCCCAGATCGTCCTGCGCTTCACGCATGACCTGCGCCGCCTCAAGGCCATCCGCTCGGTCGACCGCAAGATCGAGGCGAAGCGCGAAATGCTGCCCGAATACGCAGCCTGGATCGAAGGCGTGCTTACCGCCGACAGCGGCGCCGGCACCGGCGTTGCCGCCGAAGTCCTGCCGACCTGCATGGTCTGGCTGATCGACATCGGCGAATTCGGCCAGGCGCTCGACCTTGTGCCCTTCCTCTTCCGCCACCAGGTCGCCATGCCCGCACGCTACAAGCGCGACACGGCGACCATCGTGGTCGAGGAAATCGCCACTGCCGCCGCCAGGGCCCAGAACCTTGGCAACACCTTCCCGCTCGGCATCCTCGAACGCGTCGATGATCTCACCGCCCACCTCGATCTCCATGACGAGGTCCGCGCCAAGCTGGTGAAGGCGATCGGCATCGAGCAGCTGCGCGCGGCCGAGGAACTGCCCGCCGAGGACAGCAAGGCCGCGCTGGAAGCCACGATCGCCACGCTGCGCGACGCCCAGCGCCTCAATGACCGCATCGGCGTGAAGGATCGCATCAAGCGCGCCGACAAGCTGCTGTCCGCCGTGACCGCCGCCGAAACCGCCCAGACCACCGAACCCGGCAGCGATCCCGCTGCCTGA
- a CDS encoding GPO family capsid scaffolding protein, translating to MAKSKFFRVFVEGFTASDGRKIEAAWIDDIVATFSAATYTPRINCEHIKGFSPEPPFNAYGSVSAVKAQTDELVIDGETVRRRALYAQIEPNEQLLRINKQGQKIFTSVEISPDFGGTGKVGLIGLAVTDNPASLGTEALSFSALKPMFDARKQHPDNLFSAAIEAAIVMEPSGTDSAGVADAIRSGFASLATMFGRGDTEKPKEEPKPKPANDNGFDIAAFSTALGEQVALAVKPANDAIAALQADFASLKGQLETTEQPQDFTRAPATGGGGNAAFLTDC from the coding sequence ATGGCAAAGAGCAAGTTTTTCCGCGTCTTCGTCGAAGGCTTCACCGCCAGCGATGGCCGCAAGATCGAAGCCGCCTGGATCGACGACATTGTCGCGACGTTCAGCGCGGCCACTTACACCCCGCGCATCAACTGCGAACACATCAAGGGCTTCAGCCCCGAGCCGCCGTTCAATGCCTATGGCAGCGTCAGCGCCGTAAAGGCCCAGACCGATGAACTGGTGATCGACGGCGAAACCGTGCGCCGCCGCGCCCTCTACGCCCAGATCGAGCCCAACGAACAGCTGCTCAGGATCAACAAGCAGGGCCAGAAGATCTTCACCTCGGTCGAGATCTCGCCCGACTTCGGCGGTACCGGCAAAGTCGGCCTGATCGGCCTTGCCGTGACGGACAACCCCGCCTCGCTCGGCACCGAAGCGCTGTCGTTCTCCGCGCTCAAGCCGATGTTCGACGCGCGCAAGCAGCACCCCGACAACCTGTTCTCGGCCGCGATCGAAGCCGCGATCGTCATGGAGCCTTCCGGCACGGACAGTGCCGGCGTTGCCGATGCGATCCGCTCGGGCTTCGCCAGCCTTGCCACGATGTTCGGCCGGGGCGACACGGAAAAGCCCAAGGAAGAACCCAAGCCGAAGCCCGCCAATGACAATGGCTTCGACATTGCCGCCTTCAGCACCGCGCTGGGGGAACAGGTCGCGCTGGCCGTCAAGCCGGCCAACGACGCCATTGCCGCGCTTCAGGCGGATTTCGCCAGCCTCAAGGGCCAGCTGGAAACCACGGAACAGCCGCAGGACTTCACGCGCGCCCCGGCCACCGGCGGCGGCGGCAATGCCGCGTTCCTGACCGACTGCTGA
- a CDS encoding tail protein X: protein MAAQQRLTAKAGDKLDLLLWRDAGLGIADLARVLDANPGLADLGPILPLGTVVIVPASADAGTAQVLPLVQLWSL from the coding sequence ATGGCCGCGCAGCAGCGCCTTACCGCCAAGGCCGGCGACAAGCTGGACCTCTTGCTCTGGCGCGATGCCGGGCTTGGCATTGCCGATCTGGCGCGCGTTCTCGACGCGAACCCCGGCCTGGCTGATCTCGGCCCCATCCTCCCCCTCGGCACCGTCGTGATCGTCCCGGCCTCGGCCGATGCCGGCACCGCGCAAGTGCTGCCCCTCGTCCAACTCTGGAGCCTTTGA
- a CDS encoding head completion/stabilization protein: MSFVSLPPSPEIEQPPSTEQAVSNDGFFPDVDPAAVREEARIPTSITPARLRAAILGAIMTVGNDLAAYAAACKAGGYATLASVPAEQLDGQSVQLIRYQRAVALYAKAELVERHRDFDTTAAGNAQGEDLTTSIGDLRRDAMHAVRDILGKPRTTVDLI; this comes from the coding sequence ATGTCTTTCGTATCGCTGCCGCCCTCTCCCGAGATCGAACAGCCGCCGTCGACGGAACAGGCCGTCAGCAACGACGGCTTCTTCCCCGACGTCGATCCCGCTGCCGTGCGCGAAGAGGCAAGGATCCCGACCAGCATCACGCCGGCGCGGCTGCGCGCGGCGATCCTCGGCGCGATCATGACCGTGGGCAACGACCTTGCCGCCTATGCCGCCGCCTGCAAGGCAGGCGGCTATGCCACGCTGGCCAGTGTCCCGGCCGAACAGCTGGATGGCCAGAGCGTGCAGCTGATCCGCTATCAGCGCGCGGTCGCCCTCTATGCCAAGGCCGAACTGGTCGAACGCCACCGCGACTTTGACACGACGGCCGCCGGCAACGCGCAGGGCGAGGATCTCACCACCTCGATCGGCGATCTGCGCCGCGATGCCATGCATGCCGTGCGCGACATCCTCGGCAAGCCGCGCACCACGGTCGACCTGATCTGA
- a CDS encoding phage virion morphogenesis protein, with product MDDLGELERIAGAILRSLEPGPRRALMHRMARDLAASQRKRIAAQRDPGGAPFEARKQKAPPVSSRGAACFLYPAHGSGEPRRVIMKSFTWGTGRMLTGFDIEAGDIRTFEFDKIVKWLPVPEEHRNTAGSSLRRQGSLRRKAMFRRLASARFLRSGVDDQGIWVGFTGKVSQIAEVHQFGLRDKPSLRAKAVAYPQRQLLGATAADRERLLDTLLAQISLV from the coding sequence ATGGACGATCTGGGCGAACTGGAGCGCATCGCCGGTGCCATCCTGCGCAGCCTTGAACCCGGCCCGCGCCGCGCGCTGATGCACCGCATGGCGCGCGACCTTGCCGCCAGTCAGCGTAAGCGCATTGCCGCCCAGCGCGATCCCGGCGGCGCCCCGTTCGAAGCGCGCAAGCAGAAGGCACCGCCGGTCTCAAGCCGGGGCGCCGCGTGCTTCCTCTATCCCGCCCACGGCAGCGGCGAACCGCGCCGGGTGATCATGAAAAGCTTCACATGGGGCACCGGCCGCATGCTCACCGGCTTCGATATCGAGGCCGGCGATATCCGTACGTTCGAGTTCGACAAGATCGTGAAGTGGCTCCCGGTCCCCGAGGAACACCGCAACACCGCCGGCAGCAGCCTGCGCCGGCAGGGAAGCCTTCGCCGCAAGGCCATGTTCCGCCGCCTCGCCAGCGCGCGATTCCTGCGCTCTGGCGTGGACGATCAGGGCATCTGGGTTGGCTTCACCGGCAAAGTCTCGCAGATCGCGGAGGTTCACCAGTTCGGCTTGCGGGACAAGCCATCGCTGCGCGCAAAGGCAGTTGCTTATCCGCAGCGCCAATTGCTTGGGGCGACGGCCGCAGATCGTGAGCGACTGCTAGACACCCTCCTCGCTCAGATTTCTCTGGTCTGA